From the genome of Desulfovibrio sp. JY:
GTTACATGCGCGACCCCGAGGGCAACATGATCGAGATCCAAAGCTGGGGCTAGTGGCGGGCCTCCATGCATTCCGCGATCAACCAACTAAGATAATTGATTTTTTCGTGAAAAACGGACGTACCCTTTACCGGGCGCGACACGGAGTCGCCCGGTAAAGGGAGTGATTTCCGGGCCGTTTCCAGAAGCGCCCGGGTGCGCTATATCGCCCTGGGGCGGAGTATCCCGCGCCCAGGATTTTTACCCCCAAAAGTACCCATGTCCGATTTCGTCCATCTGCACTGCCATACCGAGTACAGCCTCCTCGACGGGGCCATCCGCATCGGCGATCTCGTCAAGACCGCCAAGGGTTTCGGCTGTCCGGCCGCGGCCATAACCGACCACGGCAACCTTCACGGCGCCTTGATGTTCTACGACTACGCCAAGAAGGCGGACCTCAAGCCCATCATCGGCTGCGAGGTCTACGTGGCCAAGGAGGACCGGCGCAAGAAAGACGCCCGCTCCCCCCGCGACGCCGGCTACCACCTGGTGCTCCTGGCCAAGGACATGACCGGCTACCACAATCTGCTCAAGCTCGTTTCCAAGGGCCACCTCGAGGGCTTTCACTACAAGCCCCGCGTGGACAAGGAACTGCTCGGCCAGTACGGCGAGGGGCTCATCGCCCTGTCCGCCTGCCTCAAGGGCGAGATCAACCAGAAGCTTCTGCGGGAGAGCCGGGATGCGGCCGTGGCCACGGCCAAGGAGTACGCGGCCCTGTTTCCGGACCGGTTCTACCTGGAAATCCAGGCCAACGGTATCCCCGAGCAGACCACGGTCAACAATTTCCTCATCGAGTTGTCCGACGACCTCAGGCTGCCGCTTGTCGCCACCAACGACTGCCACTACCTCCACGCCGACGACGCCGAGGCCCACGACATCCTGCTGTGCATCCAGACCGCCGCCTGCGTGGACGACGTCAAGCGCATGCGGTTTACCTCCAACGACCTCTACTACCGCTCCCCCGAGGAGATGGCCGAGGCCTTCAAGGATGTGCCCCAGGCCCTGGCCAACACCTGCGAGATCGCCGACCGCATCGACGTGAAGCTCGATTTCGAGGGCTACCATTTCCCGGTCTACAAGGCCCCGCCCGGCAAGTCCCTGGACGACGTCATGAGCGGCATGGCCCGGGAAGGCCTCAAAAAGCGCCTGGCCAAGATGCCGGACGTGGACGCGAAGAAATATTGGGACCGCCTGGAGCTCGAACTCGACGTCATCACGAAGATGGGCTTCCCGGGCTACTTCCTCATCGTCCAGGACTTCATCAACTGGGCCAAGGACCACGATATCCCCGTCGGGCCGGGACGCGGTTCGGCGGCCGGTTCCCTGGTCGCCTATTCGCTGCGGATCACCAACCTCGATCCGATGCCCTACGACCTCTTTTTCGAGCGCTTCCTCAATATCGAGCGCGTGAGCATGCCCGATATCGACGTGGACTTCTGCGAACGCCGCCGCCACGAGGTCATCCGCTACGTCACGGAGCATTACGGCGCGGACGCCGTGGCCCAGATCACCACCTTCGGCACCATGAAGGCCAAGGGCGTGGTGCGCGACGTGGGCCGGGCGCTCGGCATGACCTTCGGCGAGACCGACCGCATCGCCAAGCTCATTCCCGAAGACCTCAAGATGACCATCGACAAGGCGCTGGAGCTCGAGCCGGAACTCAAGACTCTTGTCCGCACCGATCCGCGCATTGCCCACCTCATCGATATTTCCCGTCGCCTGGAAGGCCTGGCCCGCCACGCCTCCACCCATGCCGCCGGCGTGGTCGTGTCCGACAAGGCCATGACCGAGTACGTGCCGCTCTATAAGGGAAAAAACAACGAAACCGTGACCCAGTGGGACATGAAGCGCGTGGAGAAGTCCGGACTGGTCAAGTTCGACTTCCTGGGGCTCAAAACCATCACGGTCATCGACGATGCGCTGAAAATCATCCGCGAGATGGGGGAGGAGCCGCCCGACTTCGAAACCCTGCCCATGACCGATCCGGCCACCTACGAACTCTTCGCCCGGGGCGACACCGACGGCATCTTCCAGGTGGAAAGCCAGGGCATGCGCAAGTATCTGCGCATGCTCAAGCCCAACTGCTTTGAAGACCTGATCGCCATGCTCGCCCTCTACCGCCCGGGGCCGCTCGGGTCCGGCATGGTCGAGCTGTTCATCCGCCGCAAGCACGGCCTGGACCCGGTCGAGTATCCGCATCCGCTCCTGGAGGAGACGCTCAAGTCCACCTACGGCGTCATCGTGTACCAGGAACAGGTCATGAAGATCGCCCAGGTGCTGGCCAACTATTCCCTTGGCGGCGGCGATCTGCTGCGGCGGGCCATGGGCAAGAAAAATGCCGAGGAAATGTCCCGGCAGCGCACCATTTTCGTGGAGGGCTGCGCCCAAAACAAGATCGACGCCAAAAAAGCCAACGAAATTTTCGACTTGATGGAGAAGTTCGCGGAGTACGGCTTCAACAAGTCCCACAGCGCCGCCTACGCCCAGATTTCCTATCAGACCGCCTATCTGAAGGCCCATTACCCCGTGGCCTTCATGGCGGCGCTCATGACCTCGGACATGGAAAACCAGGACAAGCTCCTGCAATACATCGCCGCCTGCCGCGACAACGACATCGAACTGTGCCCCCCGGACGTCAATGCCGGCCTGCCGCACTTTTCCGTCAAGAACAACAAGATCCTCTACGGCCTGGCCGCCGTCAAAAACATCGGCCGCGACGCCGTGCTCGAAATCGTGGCCGAGCGCGAGCAAAACGGCCCCTTTTCCTCGCTGCTCGACCTGACCAGCCGCGTGAACATGCGCAAGGTCACCAAGCGCGTCATCGAATATCTCATCAAATGCGGGGCCTGCGACGGCTTCGGCTGCACCCGGGCCGGACTTTTCGCCGGGCTCGATCAGGCGGCCACGGCAGGCCAGCGGCGGGCGGCTGATAAGAACGAAGGTCGCCTGTCGCTGATGGAGCTTATGCCCGACAAGCCCAAGCCCACCGTGGGCCTGGGGTTTTCCTGCTCCGAGGCCGATCTGCCCGAATGGCTCCACGAAGAAATGATGGCCTACGAAAAGGAAGCCCTCGGCTTCTACCTCACCAGCCATCCGCTTCTGGCCTACGAGCGCGACCTGCGTGCCATGCGCGTCACGACCCTGGCCCAGTGCGCCGGCCTGGAACCCGGCGTCGAGGTCAAGGTCCCCTGCATCTGCGTCACCACCAAGGAAATCATCACCAAGAAAGGCCAGAAGATGGCCTTCTGCAAGCTTGAGGACCATCTCGGCGGCGAAGCCGAAGTGGTCGTTTTTTCCGATTGCTACGCCCTTTGCCGCGAAAATCTGGCCGCCGACGCGCCGCTTTTCATCACGGCCAAGATCGGCCAGACCGAACAGACCGAAGGCGAGGGCAAGCAACTTATCAAGTTGCAGGCCGTGCGCATCGACCCCCTGTCCAAGATTATCGGCGGCAGCGACGAGCCCGTGGAAGTGTTGGTGGCCTGCCCCGAGGAAAAGGCCGTGCCCCTGGACCCCCTTGCCGACATCCTGCGCCGCTATCCCGGCCAGTGTTCCGTGCATCTGGTGCTGCATCTCCCCAAGGCCGTCTGCCGGCTGCGCCTGGGGCCGGGCTACGGGGTGCGGCGCTGCCCGGAACTGCGCCGCGAACTGGACGATTTCGAGCACGGCATGGCGCCGGCCCGGCCGTCTGCCGTGCGGTAGCGCGGCAGGGAAGGCGGAGGGAAGGCGGAGGGGAGAGAACCGGGCTCTGCCCGGACCCGCCGGGAGGCCACGGGCCCCCCGGACCCCCCGTCCGGTATGCTCTAGCGGGCGGAGGTAGGGCTGGACGGCCGGAGGCCGGAGAGTGGAAGATGGCGGCGGAATTTGCCGGGACGCTGCCGCCGCTTGCGCGGCAGGCTCGTCCCGAGCAAATTCCGCCGCCACCACGCCGTCGCCCCTGCGGGGCGAAAGGGGTGGAGGAAGATTTTCCAGAGCCTTCTGATGTCGGCTACTGGGGTGGACTCTCAAAGGTTTTAAGAAAGTTTGGTCCAGCCCCCCGTTAAAATTTTTCGGGGGGGTGGGGGCCTGGGGGAGGGGACCCCTTTTTTTAAAAAGGGGTCCCCTCCCCCAGTTCTCCCTCCTCTCCCAAAGGGAACTTTATGACGACGAATAAGCGTGGGATATGGCGGTTGACGGTGACGGAGTCGTTTAGCGCTTCGCATTGTCTGCGGGGCTATGAGGGGCCGTGCGAGAATCTGCATGGCCACAATTTCGGCGTCGAGGCTGTGGTGGAGGGCGAGCGGCTCGATCCGAAGATCGAGTATCTGATCGACTTCAAGAAACTGCGGGGGCGCTTGCGCGAGATATTGGCCCCCCTGGATCATCATCATTTAAATGAGGTGCCGCCGTTTGACGTGGAGAATCCTTCGTCCGAGAATCTGGCCCGGTATATTTACCGGAAGTTGGAGGCCGCCTTGGCTGGGGAAGTGGCCCGGCTGGTGAGCGTGTCGGTTCTGGAAAAGGAAGCCAGCAAGGCGACCTACATGGAATTGTAAGCAGCACGATTGAGGTTTGGTCATGTCGGCGGTCTCCTTTGAGGTGGATTTGGCGGAGGCGTTTGAGGCCAAGGTGTCGCGTCGCGTCCGGGAATTGGACGCGGGGGCGCTTTGGCGGCTGGAGCGGCAGGTGGCGGCCAAGCGCGAGGCCTGGTTTGAAAGCGCCGCAGGCCGGGATTTCCTGGGCAAGCGCATGACGCCCCGGCAGGCTTTTGAGACGCTCTTTTTTTCCTATATGGGCCTGCATTCCGAGGATTTGCCGGTTGTGGCCGAATCCGAGGACGAGATCGTCTGGCATTCGAAAAATTCCTGTCCGACCTTGGAGGCTTGCCTGCGGTCGGGGAGGGACACCCGGCAGGTCTGCCGGGCGGTTTACGAACGTCCGACCCAGCGTTTTCTATCGCGCCTGGACCCGCAATTGCGCTTCATGCGCGACTACTGCACGATCCGGCCCCATGCGCCGTATTGCCTGGAGCGCATCGTGCGCGTTGATTTCGACGGCATGATGCGCACCGCCATAGCCGAGG
Proteins encoded in this window:
- the dnaE gene encoding DNA polymerase III subunit alpha; protein product: MSDFVHLHCHTEYSLLDGAIRIGDLVKTAKGFGCPAAAITDHGNLHGALMFYDYAKKADLKPIIGCEVYVAKEDRRKKDARSPRDAGYHLVLLAKDMTGYHNLLKLVSKGHLEGFHYKPRVDKELLGQYGEGLIALSACLKGEINQKLLRESRDAAVATAKEYAALFPDRFYLEIQANGIPEQTTVNNFLIELSDDLRLPLVATNDCHYLHADDAEAHDILLCIQTAACVDDVKRMRFTSNDLYYRSPEEMAEAFKDVPQALANTCEIADRIDVKLDFEGYHFPVYKAPPGKSLDDVMSGMAREGLKKRLAKMPDVDAKKYWDRLELELDVITKMGFPGYFLIVQDFINWAKDHDIPVGPGRGSAAGSLVAYSLRITNLDPMPYDLFFERFLNIERVSMPDIDVDFCERRRHEVIRYVTEHYGADAVAQITTFGTMKAKGVVRDVGRALGMTFGETDRIAKLIPEDLKMTIDKALELEPELKTLVRTDPRIAHLIDISRRLEGLARHASTHAAGVVVSDKAMTEYVPLYKGKNNETVTQWDMKRVEKSGLVKFDFLGLKTITVIDDALKIIREMGEEPPDFETLPMTDPATYELFARGDTDGIFQVESQGMRKYLRMLKPNCFEDLIAMLALYRPGPLGSGMVELFIRRKHGLDPVEYPHPLLEETLKSTYGVIVYQEQVMKIAQVLANYSLGGGDLLRRAMGKKNAEEMSRQRTIFVEGCAQNKIDAKKANEIFDLMEKFAEYGFNKSHSAAYAQISYQTAYLKAHYPVAFMAALMTSDMENQDKLLQYIAACRDNDIELCPPDVNAGLPHFSVKNNKILYGLAAVKNIGRDAVLEIVAEREQNGPFSSLLDLTSRVNMRKVTKRVIEYLIKCGACDGFGCTRAGLFAGLDQAATAGQRRAADKNEGRLSLMELMPDKPKPTVGLGFSCSEADLPEWLHEEMMAYEKEALGFYLTSHPLLAYERDLRAMRVTTLAQCAGLEPGVEVKVPCICVTTKEIITKKGQKMAFCKLEDHLGGEAEVVVFSDCYALCRENLAADAPLFITAKIGQTEQTEGEGKQLIKLQAVRIDPLSKIIGGSDEPVEVLVACPEEKAVPLDPLADILRRYPGQCSVHLVLHLPKAVCRLRLGPGYGVRRCPELRRELDDFEHGMAPARPSAVR
- a CDS encoding nucleoside deaminase encodes the protein MAEAFEAKVSRRVRELDAGALWRLERQVAAKREAWFESAAGRDFLGKRMTPRQAFETLFFSYMGLHSEDLPVVAESEDEIVWHSKNSCPTLEACLRSGRDTRQVCRAVYERPTQRFLSRLDPQLRFMRDYCTIRPHAPYCLERIVRVDFDGMMRTAIAEAKASFAEGNKGYGAVVAMGGDILAVGHDTAATDGDPSRHAEFKMLGEAVKAYGDTNLCGAVLVSTCEPCPMCAAMAVWCNVTSIVYGASIADTVAIGRTRIEVDTRTIVDNAPATIEVIGGVLKDDCLDLYRY
- the queD gene encoding 6-carboxytetrahydropterin synthase QueD, whose translation is MTTNKRGIWRLTVTESFSASHCLRGYEGPCENLHGHNFGVEAVVEGERLDPKIEYLIDFKKLRGRLREILAPLDHHHLNEVPPFDVENPSSENLARYIYRKLEAALAGEVARLVSVSVLEKEASKATYMEL